Proteins encoded within one genomic window of Triticum aestivum cultivar Chinese Spring chromosome 2D, IWGSC CS RefSeq v2.1, whole genome shotgun sequence:
- the LOC123055290 gene encoding uncharacterized protein: MTSGRQIPTVYDDTAFTFHSGTGLVVQNHLNHVSVSEALLDKDNWLISKKTGEYAFAKLDDWNTAPLTPERELGDFRALHSRFVNILRQTNGRDYEDMLPPDLKDFLEKLIADDLKVQHIVCHSFFLPCLSKFLLRVLLDVKLKRPLLTADCQKRNDIKKMFVEMPYVDVEGNVLRKIVENNVFLRSWQKRIDEDKARWSLEEPEKTERAMGFDEEKAGWSFMEPEKMTLSIDQEGARWGLIEQQRTGRPLDPLDPRVQIASKLIAVLRAGCLHYHKPNLPKEFEGLLQGITIDKVIRMMNIEFPKFEQRTLELLAEHGLWDHLEIVKLFGKYAARLQEVIERDKVRPAEKAAKSAKARQ, translated from the coding sequence ATGACATCGGGGCGTCAAATCCCTACTGTGTATGATGATACTGCCTTCACCTTCCACTCGGGCACTGGGCTTGTGGTTCAGAACCACCTCAACCATGTCTCTGTCTCCGAGGCGTTGCTTGATAAAGACAATTGGCTGATATCTAAGAAGACTGGCGAGTATGCCTTCGCAAAGCTGGACGACTGGAACACCGCCCCACTGACCCCAGAGCGAGAGCTAGGCGACTTCAGAGCATTGCACTCAAGGTTTGTGAACATCCTGCGGCAAACAAATGGCAGGGACTATGAGGACATGTTGCCGCCCGACCTCAAGGACTTCCTGGAGAAGCTGATCGCTGATGACCTCAAGGTCCAGCACATCGTTTGCCATTCCTTCTTCTTACCGTGCCTCTCCAAGTTCCTTCTAAGGGTACTTCTTGATGTGAAACTGAAGCGGCCACTGCTAACCGCTGACTGCCAGAAGCGAAACGACATCAAGAAGATGTTTGTCGAGATGCCCTATGTCGATGTGGAAGGCAATGTGCTCCGGAAGATTGTGGAGAACAACGTCTTCCTCCGTTCCTGGCAGAAGCGTATTGATGAAGACAAGGCCAGATGGAGCCTGGAGGAGCCAGAGAAGACCGAGAGAGCAATGGGCTTTGATGAAGAAAAGGCCGGATGGAGCTTTATGGAGCCAGAGAAGATGACGCTGAGCATTGATCAGGAAGGGGCAAGATGGGGCTTGATCGAGCAACAGAGGACTGGGAGACCACTGGACCCACTGGACCCTAGAGTTCAGATTGCCAGCAAGCTTATTGCTGTGCTGAGGGCTGGCTGCCTTCATTATCATAAGCCAAACCTTCCCAAGGAATTTGAGGGACTGCTGCAGGGGATAACCATCGACAAAGTCATACGTATGATGAACATTGAGTTCCCAAAGTTTGAGCAGAGGACGCTCGAACTGTTGGCCGAGCACGGCCTCTGGGATCATCTTGAGATCGTCAAACTATTTGGCAAGTATGCCGCGAGGCTCCAGGAGGTAATTGAGAGGGACAAGGTCCGCCCAGCGGAGAAGGCTGCAAAGTCGGCGAAGGCACGCCAgtag